In Plectropomus leopardus isolate mb chromosome 20, YSFRI_Pleo_2.0, whole genome shotgun sequence, one DNA window encodes the following:
- the kcmf1 gene encoding E3 ubiquitin-protein ligase KCMF1, producing MSRHEGVSCDACLKGNFRGRRFKCLICYDYDLCASCYESGATTTRHTTEHPMQCILTRVDYDLYYGGDTFSVEQPQSFTCPYCGKMGYTETSLQEHVTSEHAETSTEVICPICAALPGGDPNHVTDDFTAHLTLEHRAPRDLDESSSVRHVRRMFHPGRGLGGPRARRTNMHFTSGSTGGLSSSSSQSSTYTPSNREAMDPIAELLSQLSGVRRAAGGQINSSGPSASQLQQLQMQLQLERQQAQAARQQVETGRHATRRGNNPGNTGTAIPPPSTATANTATVGENNPSSSSHSSQFLLARLNEPKMSEAERQFLEGERADRSLFVQELLLSTLMHEESSSSDEDERRDFADFGAMGCVDIMPLDVALENLQLRERSSTGKEPPPPPL from the exons ATGTCCCGACATGAGG GTGTGAGCTGTGATGCATGTTTAAAAGGGAACTTTAGAGGAAGACGGTTCAAGTGTTTAATTTGCTACGACTACGACCTGTGCGCATCGTGCTACGAGAGCGGAGCCACAACGACAAGACACACCACAGAGCACCCCATGCAGTGTATATTAACCAGGGTAGACTATG ACTTGTATTATGGAGGAGACACTTTTTCAGTAGAGCAACCCCAGTCCTTCACATGTCCTTACTGTGGCAAGATGGGCTACACAGAGACGTCCCTACAGGAGCATGTCACCTCAGAACATGCAGAGACTTCCACAGAGGTG ATCTGTCCAATATGTGCAGCCTTGCCAGGAGGGGACCCCAACCACGTCACAGATGACTTTACAGCTCACCTCACACTTGAACACAGAGCACCAAGAGATTTA GATGAGTCCAGCAGTGTTCGACATGTACGCAGGATGTTCCACCCTGGACGAGGACTGGGTGGTCCCAGAGCACGACGGACAAATATGCACTTTACTAGCGGCTCCACAGGGGGactttcatcctcctcttcacaGAGCTCCACTTACACCCCCAGTAACAGAGAAGCGATGGACCCAATCGCAG AGCTGTTGTCTCAGCTGTCAGGTGTGCGGCGTGCAGCAGGGGGGCAGATAAACTCATCAGGGCCTTCAGCCTCAcagctccagcagctccagATGCAACTGCAGCTGGAGCGACAGCAGGCTCAGGCAGCACGACAGCAAGTGGAGACGGGTCGCCACGCGACACGACGCGGCAACAACCCAGGCAACACTGGCACCGCCATCCCTCCACCCAGCACAGCAACTGCCAACACTGCCACTGTGGGTGAAAACAATCCCTCATCCTCGTCCCACAGCTCCCAGTTCCTATTAGCACG GTTGAATGAACCTAAGATGTCTGAAGCAGAGCGGCAGTTTCTAGAAGGAGAGCGTGCAGATCGCAGCCTGTTTGTCCAGGAGCTACTTTTGTCCACGCTGATGCACGAAGAGAGCTCCTCTTCCGACGAGGACGAGCGCCGAGACTTCGCCGACTTCGGAGCCATGGGCTGCGTTGATATCATGCCTTTAGATGTGGCGTTGGAGAACCTCCAGCTTAGAGAGCGCAGCTCTACGGGGAAGGAGCCTCCGCCACCTCCTCTTTGA